atattatgttatgtGGAATAAAGTCATTTAAcgaaaaaatacaataaatgaTATTATACAAATACGAAGTTTaccaagtttattgcaaatacatgcccgagGTCTAATTGCAAGAACAAGCAGcacatataataatgataaatacaatTTTGATATTATGGGCTACATACAAtattatgctacattctaaaatctaCATGGTGCTAGTTTTTTGGGGGTTTGACTCCCTttgatattgaatgaatgaagacctttattgcacgaagtacaggtcacaacaggacaaaacatgttgaacagatacagtttacaaatacaaaataaaactaaaaaTTACTAGATAACTCCTTGTCAGTTGTAgagataaaagaacagatatgtttCTCGATGGAAGGTTTGTCCAGTTTCATTAGGGAAATGAATTTTTCTACAGTATGAAATAGCgaaataggttttgtacaagcCTATTCAGTCCATTTTCTCTTTCTATTATTCAAAAGGTAACACCGGAACTGGAACGGGTACCGGTACAGGTACGGGCACGGGCACAGGCACAACGGGTTCCTCCGGCCAGTGCGGGCAGCGGAAAGATCTTTCGAGCGGAAAGATCCTGGGTGGCGCCCAGGCGACCGCGAACTCCTGGCCGTGGCAGGTCAGTCTCAGGCTCAGTCAactgttaaaggaaagctacacaaaaaattgaaaattcttctatgctatgcttaatatattccaaagtcaaattcttacttcaagttgtttcacataagtccgtcatagttctgggattttccacagtttgcaacttatgccgtgctgacgtcttctcacctgataattgaattatatgacgttagtgtttcaaattgttcacctgatgattgtattatatgacgtcagtgttctaaaatttaatcatcgggtgaaaaatttgaaacactccTTTAAGAGCCCGTTATTGAATGATGCATTCATGTTCTTTTATGTTCTTGTAAACGTGATTAATTAATCAGAATTTGTATTGATAAGCATTATCGCatatttttcatattgtaaCAGAAAAGGAAAATGTGGACATTGTCTGAGATGCCAATTCAAACACGACAAAATTGGCATCACCATGCATGTTGTACAACGACAAGcaagaaatgttaagttttgaGAGTTCTAATAAACTGTCTGAAAAAAGGTCAGTCTCAGACTCATCCTGGCCAACGGGATCCACTTCTGCGGCGGGTCGCTCATCTCAGACCAGTGGGTCCTCACCGCGGCACATTGTATACACGAGTAAGTCTGATCTTGATTCCATAGGGTCATGGAAAATGTACCATCCATGTGTCTGCTTCAAGGCTTATGTACCATAAAGGCACGTTTTATACACCAGTAATTTGATGTCTGATTCTAATTGCATAGGGTCCTGGAAAATGTGCCATCTTCTTTTACTGTGTCTGCTTCAAGGCTTATGTACCATAAAGGCACGTTACAttcgtcatgatttttttgaattagtattttcttgttttgttgttctttttttcattcacaaaatatcaaacgtACAAAAGAACGGGCCAAAGTGGCGAAGTTTTATTCATCATTCGCATGACAGAAACGACATTCTGCAAGGATCTAAATTTGAAACTTGTCAGTCAaaaaaagacagctgaattttgtacaacacaAGAACGCCTCCCAATTTCTATCGTAAACATCGTACGACGGCACCGTGACGACGGATGTGATCGGGCCCTAACTCCATCTTTACGTCTAGGTACGGGTCTCCATCCTACTGGAAGATCAAGCTCGGCCTCCATCAGGTGGACGGTAGCGCCGAGCAGGAGAGGAGCGTCGTCAGGGTGATCAAGCACGAGCAGTACCGCCACACACCCCACCCTTATAACGACATCGCCCTGATGAAGCTGGACCGGCCCGTCACCATGTCACAGAAGGTCAGCTCCATCTGTCTGCCCACCAGTATGACTCCAGACAACACCTACTGCTATGTAACCGGCTGGGGCGCGACTGGATACGACTTTCAAGGtgacttgtttgtttggatACTAGTAGACTTGTAGAAGGTTCTGTTTTCGGTTTTGCTATGGTAGAGCGGCTGTGGatgcaaggccaagggagtttggcagtaggaaacctagttatgttctttgaataaagatagtgacaagttgtaaacagtttaattatgattctgtcattattgaagaagttcagtaaaacacatgttaatttttcaaattgttcaggtacaggtacaggtccggacctgtacctaaacctctgtaccggtacctgatgttacgtttaggtacacagcactactgTGGATGCTTGTGTGTTTGATGTAAACAACAGATGTTGTGGATTGgtgttcatgatatttggtaggtgggcagGTGTCGGCAAGTCGAAACATGAGTTTGAGAATGGGCTTCCTGGTGGTTgactatggtactgcagcggagtttGTAATCCAAATAAATCTATCTAATAGAAAcgaaaatgatgaatgcaaaaaAGGGCTTTTTgtgcactttcgggcgttacCGGGCTTAACCATTTTTTGCGCATGACTGGGATCCCGActcattttaactcggacttaaacaCGGCCGgggcccggtaacaaatagacgccgtgagctaatcgtgcgaacaccgagaagtatacccccccccccccgacctaAGATTTATGCACTCCGAACATCAACTACAGTATAACATATTCTCCTTCTATACACCATGGTTCTATGTTTCTACAGGCACTGAAATAATGGCGACGGCATTGAAGCAAGCCCGAATTCCGATCAAGACCAACAGCTACTGCAGCTCAGCGTGGCAGGGCAGCTACGACTCCTATAACATGGTCTGCGCCGGCTACGACTCTCTGTCTCAGGGAGGAGATTCATGTGTCGTAAGTTATTGTTCAAGTACAATCCATCATGTAAAAGGGACACATGAAAGGCCAAGCATGTTCGAATAGATGACATCTGCGTGCGCAACTATTTTTGCTCCACCACATTTGACATTTTACTAGTTCGTAGGGCCAGCAGCAGTATTCATTCTCTACATTCCGTTGTAAAGCCCCAGTCTTCGGTTTGATTTAGAATATAGTTACGATATATATGATGGATAAACTCCTTTCCAATAGCAATGTCATTTTACATGCGAAGTATCTCACAAAGTTGAAATAGTTTTTACCACAAGGATTCAAATAAAAGAAACACTGTTAGTAACATTACTCTTGCTGTCTACATGTATTGCTGTATTTTGTCATACCACACGCAAGGAAACAACTACTCGAGGCAAGCAACTGTGACAGATTTTAGATTTCGTATAAATAattgtcacttagatgttagtttggtttgtgttaaacgacctgtatctagcccctcggggcacgaacatacaataaaggtcttcaatcataaATCTATCGAGTTGCTTGTAACTGTTAATACCATAAGGCtacctgcatgtctaaccttcatcgacgcacATGTTTGAATATGTTACAATTCTGATTTACAGGGAGACTCTGGTGGTCCTCTGGCGTGTCCATCTGCTGACCAGTCCAGCTGGGAAGTGACTGGAGTGGTCAGTTGGGGAGAGCAGCCGTGTGGCGCCGACTACACCCCGACTCTCTACACCAGGGTCTACAACTTCCTCGGCtggatcaacaacaaaatggccACTAACTAGTCTGTTTTATTTCTGTTCTCACCTTCTGTACATGGTATGaagtaatcttcaagcagatctaattgttgcgaagaccgtatccaactggcagaagaagcttGTAAACTTAGGTTGCCATACAAGCTTCTTCTGACAGTTGGATAGGTCTTCGCagccattagatctgcttggagattaggtatgAAGGTCTGAATAAATGAAACACAATATAAGTGTTCTTGTCAAACGCGTTTCTTTttattgttatctttttttattgctaGGGTAGACAAGAAACCTCTAAGGTTTTTCGATGGTTTTAATTTCCCCCTAACTGCAATTATTTACGTATGGAAATAACAATTACTGTTGATTAtgatatacataacgttacataggtAAATAAGATAACAAATGGAAATCATTATAAATATACAAGAGAATAAGGAAAACCTACGGTCTAACTAACTAATGAAATCAAATGGCATATCGAATTTGACAGAAATCAAGGAAAATCAAATACACAATTCAAAACTTGTACGTTTTAATCATAAATACAAAGTAGGAGaaatgaattaatcaattggTCCCCAAATACACGTAGGTCTATAAAGGTCTGGGAAAAGACCACCTGTGTCCACAAAAAGTGttgaaaaaaatacttgataG
The nucleotide sequence above comes from Branchiostoma lanceolatum isolate klBraLanc5 chromosome 14, klBraLanc5.hap2, whole genome shotgun sequence. Encoded proteins:
- the LOC136448956 gene encoding chymotrypsin B-like, with protein sequence MLWLVVSLVSVLTLKACADSSLVPPRYGMVYYGKVHNTEPKENTPLQKAQERQWVACGDGTYIQSEYWCDGQFYHCANFADELSCSTTSTGDMVACGDGNYVQASQWCDGQYYHCPNFADELSCSNTGTGTGTGTGTGTGTGTTGSSGQCGQRKDLSSGKILGGAQATANSWPWQVSLRLILANGIHFCGGSLISDQWVLTAAHCIHEYGSPSYWKIKLGLHQVDGSAEQERSVVRVIKHEQYRHTPHPYNDIALMKLDRPVTMSQKVSSICLPTSMTPDNTYCYVTGWGATGYDFQGTEIMATALKQARIPIKTNSYCSSAWQGSYDSYNMVCAGYDSLSQGGDSCVGDSGGPLACPSADQSSWEVTGVVSWGEQPCGADYTPTLYTRVYNFLGWINNKMATN